Within the Balneola sp. MJW-20 genome, the region AAGAGAATCTCTTAGTAATCCATTAATAGTATTTTCAGAGAGGGTAGATGGCCAGACCGAATCCAGCTGAGCATTATAGATATGAGCAGTCATGACTGCACGAATATCAAATGTATCGAAGAGTGCTTTATAAGGTTCCAGTTCGGCTGCATCCCAGGTTTCTGATACATCGGTCACTCCGAGATGAGAGTCGGTGCTTGAACTGCCGTGACCCGGGAAATGCTTCAGAACCGTCAGAAGCCCTTCGGTAGAATATTCATTAATGGTGTATCCGGCATGCTCGATCACTTTATCGGGATCAGAAGAAAAACTGCGTTCGTATCTGGAGATTACCGGATTCTGAGGGTTGGTATTTACATCAACCACAGGCGCAAAATTAGTATTCAGACCAACCACCATAAATTCCTGAGCCATTCTTTTGGCATAATAGCGGGTAGTATCTTCGATATCTTGATTTCCGAGCCATTCAGCTGACCTGGATACAGGAAAGCCTTTTGATTGATTTAATCTGGAAACCATTCCGCCTTCCTGGTCTACTGCTATGATCGGAGGGGTAGTGGAATTTGCAACAATAGAACTTGCAAGAGAGAGGAGCTGAGTAGGATCTGAGATATTACGGGCAGTATCGCCGGTGATAACATCCCGTTCAAACAGAACAACGCCTGCAATATTCCTTTCTTTGATGTCTTTATAAATGGGACTGTCTTTTTTGATCTCTGTACCCCTGAATCCTACCAGTATCATCTGACCTATTTCTTGGTCTGTAAAGGGTGAATTCTGTTCAGAAGCCGGCTGGCCGTTTGAACTACAGCTGATAACAAAAAGCAGCAATAAAAAGTAAGATGTCAGATTTTTCATTGTTAATCTGTGATCAGTGAGTCTAAAATTGTTTCAAGATTGAAGGTTGGTCGTATGTCATTATATCGCAATATGTTACCATCCGGCCCTATCAGTATGTAAAAAGGAATTCCTCCACCCTGATATGCCTTGAAGGTCTCTTCCTCAAATCCTTTTCCACCGTAGAATTGAGGCCATGGATTTTCAAACTGCTCAATATCTCTTATCCATTGAAGGGAGTCAACCTCATTTGATATACCCAGTATCTCAAAATCTGCCCGGGGATATTTTTCATACAAGTTACGCATAGCGGGAAATTCATCCAGACAAGGCTGACACCATCCGGCCCAGAAATCAAGCAATACATATTTACCTTCATAATCAGCCATTCGGTGTATTTCACCTTGCCTGTCAGGCAGTTCAAATGGGATAGCAGGATTTCCCGGTGACACTTTCTTCATACGATCATAGAACTCTGTAATAAAGCGGATGTAATCCGTGTAGGATTCATATTCACTTAGATAGTATGAATAGTATTTTTCAGTTGAATCCAGTGGCTGCTCACCAATCCTTTCGGCAAGATAAAAGAGTTCCGCATAAGCCCGGGCATCTCGTTCAGTGATGTAAGGAAGTAATTCTTCCTTTTTGAGATTTAGCTCTTTAAAAGCCAGTCTTTTAATATCGTATTCAGATAGTTCCTGTCCTTCAGCTGATTCCACACTATCGTAAATCCCGAAAGTTCGCGAATAATAATGCGAAAAATCCCTTATCCCTGCACGCTGAGCCTTAAGACTTTCAAACCCGAAGAACCCGGATCCGGAAGCTTCTTCTACTACGGCAGTGCGTACAGAATCTGTATTGAAATCCGGGAAATTACGGTCGTTGTACTCAACTGACCTGATCCGTAAAACAAGATATTCCCCGCTCACTTTGTCGATCATATAAGAAAAGGGGGTATCTGACAGATGTTCCCTGGCAATATGTATCTTTTCCTGAGCCAGTTGGATCACATCATTCGCCTTTCCAACCTTCATTTTTTCTACTTCGGCTTCAATTAGCTCATCCATTCCCTCCACTGCTTTCAGGTACAGATCATATTTCTCATCCCAGTTTTTTTCATATCCTTCTACGGAAACACTCTGTGGAAAATCCGAGCGTATGATGTTTATTTCCAGGTCATTACCCGGGATAAAAAGCGGGTAGCTTCTGTCCTGAATTAATATGGACGGGTTCCCGGCACTAGTGTTTCGGAGGTTGAAACTAAAATTTCCTTCAGCATCGATTTTAAGTGTATCCTGAACTGTTTGTGAGTACTTGTAATGAAGTTTCGGATACTCAACAATCAGGTTTGAGTTGCCAATATAATCAATGTTACCGCTGATCTTCTGTCCTGTATCAGAGCAGGAGGCAAATGACAGAATAATTAAAAAAAGAAATGTGGATAAATAAATAGAGCCTATGTTTCTGTTTTTCATGAAATTTTACTAAGATTATTAAGGGTGTACAATGAAGAATTCACAGTAAGATTAGTGTTAGCAAAAAAAGGTGTTTTTTTTAATACATTCTTCAAAAAAGATGTAACAAAGCTGTAATGAGTTGCTCTTTTTATTGTCAGAGACTGCATAGAAGGTTAAGGTCTTAAATATGACGGCAAAAATGTACAAAGATTTAATATTTCTTGAGGGATAAATCGACAAGTACAGGACTACAAAACATACGATAGCAATCAATAATTTACAGAAATGATCGAAAGTAATTTTAATAAAGAGCTCGAGCACAAGATCGATCTTTACGTCAACGGCAGATTAAGCGCCGACGAGGTAGATGCGTTGTGGGCGGAGCTTGTTCAGGATGAATACTATTTAGATTACCTAAAATCCATAGCAAATCTAAAGAAGGTAATTGAGTCCAGAAAGAGCAAGCGGTCAACTTCCAGGATCTATGTTCTACGCCAATACGCTCGTTACGCAGCTGCAGCCGCAGTGGTCATAGTAGCCGGTGTTCTGGGTATTATGAATAGTGGAGATACAGGAATGGGTATTGATCCTGTAGCAACCATCGCATTGGACAATGTCCGTGGTGTGGATGATAACAATACCGGTGAGAATGAAACAATCAGACAAGCGCTCAGAATGGCGACCAACGGAAATATTCCAGGTGCCATTTCCATGCTGGAGGGAGCATTGCAAAATGCTTCGAATGATTCTGAA harbors:
- a CDS encoding glycoside hydrolase family 3 protein, with translation MKNLTSYFLLLLFVISCSSNGQPASEQNSPFTDQEIGQMILVGFRGTEIKKDSPIYKDIKERNIAGVVLFERDVITGDTARNISDPTQLLSLASSIVANSTTPPIIAVDQEGGMVSRLNQSKGFPVSRSAEWLGNQDIEDTTRYYAKRMAQEFMVVGLNTNFAPVVDVNTNPQNPVISRYERSFSSDPDKVIEHAGYTINEYSTEGLLTVLKHFPGHGSSSTDSHLGVTDVSETWDAAELEPYKALFDTFDIRAVMTAHIYNAQLDSVWPSTLSENTINGLLRDSLGFEGVVFSDDMQMKAITSEYGLETAITQAVNAGVDILIFGNNLVYDENIASKAIAIIQEGIRTGDIDAEKVRAALDRVGKLKKEVIEDLCTCLNF
- a CDS encoding TlpA family protein disulfide reductase; translated protein: MKNRNIGSIYLSTFLFLIILSFASCSDTGQKISGNIDYIGNSNLIVEYPKLHYKYSQTVQDTLKIDAEGNFSFNLRNTSAGNPSILIQDRSYPLFIPGNDLEINIIRSDFPQSVSVEGYEKNWDEKYDLYLKAVEGMDELIEAEVEKMKVGKANDVIQLAQEKIHIAREHLSDTPFSYMIDKVSGEYLVLRIRSVEYNDRNFPDFNTDSVRTAVVEEASGSGFFGFESLKAQRAGIRDFSHYYSRTFGIYDSVESAEGQELSEYDIKRLAFKELNLKKEELLPYITERDARAYAELFYLAERIGEQPLDSTEKYYSYYLSEYESYTDYIRFITEFYDRMKKVSPGNPAIPFELPDRQGEIHRMADYEGKYVLLDFWAGWCQPCLDEFPAMRNLYEKYPRADFEILGISNEVDSLQWIRDIEQFENPWPQFYGGKGFEEETFKAYQGGGIPFYILIGPDGNILRYNDIRPTFNLETILDSLITD
- a CDS encoding tol-pal system YbgF family protein — encoded protein: MIESNFNKELEHKIDLYVNGRLSADEVDALWAELVQDEYYLDYLKSIANLKKVIESRKSKRSTSRIYVLRQYARYAAAAAVVIVAGVLGIMNSGDTGMGIDPVATIALDNVRGVDDNNTGENETIRQALRMATNGNIPGAISMLEGALQNASNDSEKAEIALSLGSIQYNNNMYSEAISNFTLITEQTSDINKLILEEAYYYLGNAYLQMDQFTLAKVAFESALSLDGAFSRVAKTYLDALSSAD